Genomic DNA from Lactococcus garvieae:
TTCGTACTGTAAATCTGCATACTGGAGTTGAAGAAGCGATCGAATTTGACGAGGAAGAAGATTTATTCAAAGGTAAGAAATCAGAAAAAACTTACCGTATGGGTGATGTCCTCAAAATTCGTGTTCTTTCAGCAAACAAGCGCAAAGGAACAGTCGATTTCGAAGAACTCAAAGAAGAAGAATAAACAAAAATAAGCTTTATCAGTCTTGATAAAGCTTATTTTTTTGAATATATTCAATAACTGCTTGCGGCATGAGGTAAGTCGGCTCAATGCCAGATTTAAACATATTTCTTAAGGAAGTACTTGAAACTGAAGAAAGAGGCAAGTCTAACCACTGGACAGGATAAGCACTTTCACACGGTGTCGTTGAACGCTCAATAGCAACAAAGTGGACCATCTTAATCAATAAATCAATATTATACCATTTAGGCAGATAGTCGACCATATCACTTCCAATAATAAAATAAAAATCAGTGTCAGGATATTGTTGTGTTAGAAGTTTCATCGTGTCGTAAGTATAGGACTTGCCTCCACGTTCAACTTCTCCAAGTTCAAGCGATAAGCGAGGATTTCCAGCGATTGCAAGTGCGAGCATATTTACACGATGTTTTGCTGAAATCGTTGTTTTTTCATCCACATGCGGGGGCAAGGCTTCAGGCATAAGCCAGACTTTGTCTAATTCAAGCTGTTGTGCCACTTGATCTGCCATCATAAGATGAGTAAAATGGACCGGGTTAAAGTTACCGCCGAGGATACCGATTTTCTTCTTTTTTACTTTTTCCATTCGTGGATGTGTAGGCTCCTTTTTGATTCTTTCCATATTATAGCAGAAAAACGAGAGAAGTGCTTTTCATCATAAATATTAGAATAATGATATTTTAGTGATTTTTAATTAATAATATTATTGGATAAAAAATAAATTTATAACTGTATCTGAATATTTTAAAAATGAAAGAGATGACAATACAATTTACTGTTAAATTTTGTTAAAATAGACTTAGAATATAATTTGCTACTCATAAAAGGAGTCACCATGTCACTATATCCAGATGATAGTTTAACTTTACATACAGATCTTTATCAAATCAACATGATGCAGACCTACTGGCAGCTTGGTCGCCATAACCGAAATTCTGTTTTTGAAGTCTTTTTCCGCTCAATGCCTTTTGAAAATGGCTATGCTATTTTTGCTGGTCTGGAACGCATGGTAGACTACTTAAAGGAGTTGCGCTTTACAGAAACAGATATATCTTATCTTCGTGAACTTGATTATCCGGAAGACTTTTTGAAATACCTTGCTGAGCTACGTTTCACCGGAACAGTTCGCTCTGTTCAAGAAGGCGAGCTTGTTTTTGCGAATGAACCTCTGGTACAAATTGAAGGACCTTTGGCGGAATGTCAACTTATTGAGACAGCTGTACTCAATATTATTAATTTCCAAACTTTAATTGCAACAAAGGCTTCACGTATCAAATCAGTGATTGGCGATGACCCTTTGTTGGAGTTTGGGACACGACGGGCACAGGAAATGGATGCTGCCATCTGGGGGACACGGGCCGCTTATATTGGTGGTGCTGATGCGACAAGTAATGTTCGTGCCGCTAAAATTTTTGGGATTAAGCCAAGTGGTACACACGCGCATGCTTTAGTTCAAAGCTATGGGAATGATTATGAGGCCTTTAAAGCCTACGCACAGACACATAAAGATTGTGTTTTCCTTGTCGATACTTATGATACATTAAATATCGGAGTGCCATCTGCGATTCGCGTGGCGCGTGAGTTTGGTGATAAGATTAACTTCCAAGGTGTGCGTATCGACTCTGGCGACATGGCTTATATCTCGAAAAAAGTGCGTAAACAATTGGATGAAGCAGGATTTACGGATGCTAAGATCTATGCTTCTAACGACTTGGATGAAGCAACTATTTTGAATTTAAAGATGCAAAGAGCTAAGATTGATGTTTGGGGTGTGGGGACAAAACTCATCACAGCCTATGATCAGCCTGCCTTAGGTGCGGTGTATAAACTTGTTTCTATGGAAGATGATCAAGGTGAAATGCAAGACACAATCAAGCTGTCTAGCAATGCTGAAAAAGTTTCAACACCAGGCAAGAAACAAATTTGGCGCATCACAAGAGAAAGCGATGGTAAGTCAGAAGGAGATTACATTACTTTTGATGATGAAAGACCAGATCAGAGTGACGAAATCTATATGTTCCACCCTGTTCATACTTTTATCAATAAAAATGTACGTGATTTCACGGCAAAACCTTTACTCAATGAAATCTTTGTTAACGGTCAGCAAGTTTATACACTTCCTACTTTAGAAGAAATCAAAAATTTTGCTGAAGCGAACTTAACAGAGCTTTGGGATGAATACAAACGTAATCTCAATCCTCAGCCATATCCTGTTGATCTGTCACAAGAACTATGGAACCATAAGATGCGTCTGATTAGTCAAGTACGCACAAAAGTTTCTGGAATGAAATTGGATTGATACTATGAGAATAAAAAATATAGAGCTAGCCCATGCGGAAGCTTTTGGGCAATTACAAAAAGAAATTTATCAAGAAAATAACTTTATGCTAATTGAGCCCGATGAGCAGAAGACAAAACTGCACGAGTTAGCAAATCAGATTGCTTCAGCAGACTTCATGATAGGCGCTGATAATGACAAGGGAGAATTAGTTGCATATCTTGCTGCTTATCGTGGCGCTTATCGGCGAGTTCAGCATAGAGTGTCACTTGTTATTGCGGTGCGCAAGTCTTATCGCCGTCAGGGTATTGCCAGCCAGCTCTTTGCTGAATTAGAAGAATGGGCAAGAAAAAACCAAATTACGCGTTTAGAACTCACGGTTGCAATGAACAACAGTGCAGCTATCTCTTGTTATAAAACGAATGGTTTTATTATTGAAGGAGTTCGGAGCCAGTCTCTCAAAATCAATGATGAGTTGGTTGATGAATTTTACATGGCTAAAATATTGGAGTGAATATGTCTTTACAAGAAAAAATTATCAAAGAATTAGGTGTTAAGCCAAATATAAATGCACAAGAAGAAATCCGCAAGTCGGTCGATTTTCTCAAAGATTATTTAAAAAAATATCCTTTTATAAAAACTTACGTTTTAGGTATTTCTGGCGGACAAGATTCGACATTAGCTGGACGTTTGGGACAAATTGCGATTGAAGAAATGCGTGCTGAGACAGGAGATGATGCATACACATTTGTGGCTATTCGCTTGCCTTATGGCGTTCAAGCTGATGAAGAAGATGCGCAAAGAGCACTCAAATTCATTAAGCCTGACAAAAGTTTAGTCGTAAATATTAAAGATGCTGTGGATGCCCAAGTTGCAGCATTAGAGGCAACTGGTGTGGAAATCTCTGATTTTAATAAGGGTAATATCAAAGCGCGTCAACGTATGATTAGCCAATATGGCATCGCTGGTGGTATGCAGGGCGCTGTATTGGGTACAGACCATGCTGCAGAAAATATCACTGGCTTTTATACGAAATATGGTGATGGCGGCGCAGACCTTCTTCCCCTTTTCCGTCTAAATAAACGTCAAGGGAAGATGCTTCTGGCAGCTTTAGGAGCGGTTCCTGCTCTTTATGAAAAAGTGCCAACAGCGGATTTAGAAGACGGTAAGCCTGGCTTAGCAGACGAAGTTGCTTTAGGTGTAACTTATGATGATATTGACAACTATACAGAAGGCCGTTCTGTTTCTCCTGAAGCTAAGGAAAAAATTGAAAACTGGTATCTTAAGACTGAACATAAACGTCACCTGCCGATTACCGTTTTTGATGATTTTTGGAAATAAAATGAGAATTTTTGCAATAAAGACGTTAGCATTTTGCGGACGTCTTTTTTTTACTTAAATCAATAAAGCAAAGTATTAGAGTATGTTATAATTAAATAATATAAACGCTTACAGGAGGAATATTATGCCCTACATCGAAATAATAGAAGAGTCAAAAATTTATCAATCTGGTGGAGAAAAGATATATGCAAATGATCACGTGAACTTTGCTATTGAAAAAGGTGAATTAGCAGTAATCCTAGGAACTTCCGGAGCAGGAAAGTCGACTATTTTGAATATCTTGGGTGGCATGGACTCCAGTGATGAGGGGCAAGTTATTATTGATGGAACAAATATTGCTGAGCTTTCACCAAAAGAGTTGATTACTTATCGCAGACGAGATGTAGGTTTTGTTTTTCAGTTTTATAATTTAATCAATAATCTAACGACAAAAGAAAATGTAGAACTGGCTTCAGAAATAGTTGAAAATGCAATGGATCCTGTGGAAGTTTTAAAAAATGTCGGCTTAGGACATCGTTTAGATAATTTCCCTTCACAGCTTTCAGGTGGGGAGCAGCAGCGTGTAGCAATAGCGCGTGCCATCGCTAAAAATCCTAAAATTCTTCTTTGCGATGAACCTACAGGTGCCCTTGATTATCACACAGGAAAACATGTTCTAAAAATCTTACAAGATATGGCACGTGTTCAGGGAACGACAGTAATCATCGTGACGCATAACGCGGCAATTAGCCAAATTGCCGATCGTATCATTCACGTCCACGACGGAAGTGTCAAAGAGATTAAAATGAATGAAAAGCCTTTGGATATTGAAACGATTGAGTGGTGATGTGATGAAAACAAAAATACTCAATAAAGATATTAAGCGTTCAATTACAGGCTCTTTAGGACGTTTTTTCTCCATTTTTTCACTTATGACTCTGGGAGTCTTTGCTTTTGTTGGTCTGAAATTATCTGGCCCCAATATGCGTGCAACAGCAGAAGAATTCTATGCACGCCATCATTTGGCAGATATGAGTATTACTTCAAGTGTGGGTTTGGATACCTCTGATCAAGAACTTATACGTCAGGCGCAAGGTACAAAAAAAGTAGAATTCGGTTATTTTCGTGATGTTATGTTGCCTGATAAAATGACTTCTCTTCGCCTTTTTTCTCAAGCAGAAAATCTATCAACTTATGAGCTCATGTCGGGAAGTATGCCCACTAAAGATAATGAAATTGCTCTGGATTTCCTTTATCAAGAGAAGTATAAACTTGGGGACACTATTCGTGTGACCGAAGAAAAAAGTAACGGCTCTTATATTCTTAAAACACATGAGTTTAAACTGGTGGGTTTTGTGAAGTCAAGCGAGTTTGTGGATAAAAGTCTGTATAGACAGACAAATATTGGGACAGGCCAGCTGAATGGTTATGCCGTCGTTTCACCAGATGTTTTTCAGTCAGATGTGTACATGATTGCACGTCTCACATTTAACTCCACGCAGGGACTTAGTCCTTATGATAGTCAATTTACAGAACGCTCGGATCATTATCAAGAAGCGCTAAAAAACTTATTAGCTGATCAGCCGCAAAAACGCTTGGCTGAAATAAAAAGGGAACCTCAAGCTCAGTTAAAGCAGGCTCAAGCCCAGCTAAGTGTTGAAGAAGCAAAACTCAGTCAATCACAAGCAGAACTCAATCAACAAAAAGCTATAATAGGCGACAACCCTCAACTTCAAGTAATGCAAGAAAGGCTGGATGCGGGCAAACAGAAGCTTGCCGAAAGCAAAAGCCAGTTGCAAAATAAAAAAGAAGAGCTCGCCTCTATTTCTCTTCCCGTATATACAGTCAATAACCGGAAAGAAGGCAACCCTGGATATCAGACTTTTATTGATAACTCAACACGCATCGACACGCTTTCCAATATTTTCCCTGTTGTCCTCTTTGCCATTGCTGTTCTTGTGAGTTTGACCACAATGACACGTTTTGTAGAAGAAGAGCGGGGGAATATGGGACTGCTCAAAGCACTGGGGTATTCAAATGCTCAGATTAGAAGAAAATTTATCGTTTATGGCGCTGTTTCGGCCTGTGCAGGGGCTACACTAGGTGTAATTTTAGGCCATGTGGTACTTCCTTATGTTGTTTTTAATGCTTACTCGGCTTCGTCAACTTTTTCTAATTTAATCTTGACTTTCTCCCCACTGTGGACGCTTCTTTCCTATGTGATAGCCCTTGCCTGTACCGTATTACCAGCTTACCTGGTAGCACAATCTGAACTGCGTGGTGCACCAGCAGCCCTCTTTTTAGCCAAACCACCTAAAGCTGGATCTCGCATCTTTTTAGAGCGTATCAAACCTATCTGGACGCGGATGAGCTTTACATATAAGGTAACGGCACGAAATCTCTTTCGCTATAAACAGCGGATGCTTATGACGATAGTCGGGGTGGCAGGTTGTACCGCCCTTCTCGTGATGGGATTTGGTATTCGTGACTCCATCTCGGGACTCGGCCAGCGGCAATTTGGTGAAATCTTACATTATAATATGTTGGTGGTTTCAGAAGATAAGCTCACAGCTCAGGAAGAAAAAGAACGAGAAAGTTTACTAAACTCGGAAGATGTTAAAGCTCATGAAGCTGTGCATTTTGAACAGCTGCATCAGACAGTTAATGATAATAGACAGGATATCAGTCTCATGGTTCCTGCAAATGATGAAGAATTTGCAAACTTTGTTACTTTAAGAAACCGGGTAAGTCAAGAAGAACTCAATTTATCTGATGACGGAGCAATAATTAGTGAAAAACTGGCTAAATTGCTTAAAGTAAAAGCCGGTGATACTGTTTCATTAAAGACAAATCAAGACAAAGCGATAGAAGTTAAAGTAGCAGGTATCACAGAGATGTACATGGGGCACTATATCTTCATGAACCAAAATCTTTATAAGAAGATTTTTGATGAAAACTTTACAGCTAATGCGAATGTGTTGAAACTTCAAGATACCTCTAATGAACGAAGCCAAGCAATCGCGGCAGACTTTATGCGAAGCTCAGGCACGCTTACCGTATCACAAAATAATGATTTACAAAATACCATCGATGCCTTTTTACACGGTATCAACAGTGTTATGTTTGTCCTGATAGGCTGTGCGATATTATTGGCTATTGTGGTTATCTATAATTTAACCAACATTAACGTCTCCGAGCGTATCAGGGAGCTCTCGACCATTAAAGTTCTTGGCTTTTATGATCGTGAAGTAACACTTTATATTTACCGTGAAACGATTTTGTTGAGCTTCATGGGGATTCTGGTTGGTTTTGGTCTTGGCTCCTATTTCCATCACGTGATTATCACAATGCTTCCGACCGATTTGATTATGTTTAATCCGATTCTCTTAGGAAGCAATCTCTTGCTTTGAGTGTAGTTGTCCATTTAAAACTAAAAAATGTTGATATGCTAGGAGCTCTCAAATCTATTGATTAAAATAAAAAAACTGTAGGTATTCTACAGTTTTTTTATATACTCAATGTTCGTACTTGTCAATCTTACGTTTGAGGTCCGCGACTTGTTGTCCTTTTTCCTCGTGTGCTAAAATATCTTCAAAAGCTGGAAGTTCCAATTCTTGACCATATTTTTGATACAAGGCAGTGGTTACCAAACGATATGCCAAGCGCGCGTTACGAGAAAGAATAGGGCCATGGAAGTATGTTCCAAAAGTATTTTTATAGTGGAGGCCTTCAGTGTCATCTTCTAGATTGTTTCCACCACCGTAAATGACTTTGCCTAAAGCTTTTTCGCCTGCCCCAAGATAAGTGATTCCCGAATGGTTTTCAAAACCATAGTATGTTTCACCAAATTCTTCATTGTGGATTTGGATATCACCAATAAAACGATCGTTGCCGAGATTTTTCGTATAATGAGGCAAAATTCCAGTACAATCAATTTTATTGCCTGCAGCATTGATGTAGTATTGGCCGAGCATTTGGTAGCCACCACAGATAGCAAGCATTGGTTTTTCCGCTTCAATATAAGATTTGAGTGGTTCAGTTAGATTTTTAAAACTGTCTGCAATAATTTCTTGCTCATAGTCTTGTCCACCTCCCCAGAAGACCAAATCATAAAGATCTTGATCAAACTTATCTTCTAAAGAGACAATATCAAAAGTCATTTCAGCGCCTAATTTCTCGCCGACATATTTTAACATGAGGATATTGCCGTTGTCACCGTAGGTGTTCATTAAATCCCCATAGAGATGGGCAACACGGAGTTCATATTTAGGGTTTTCTAAATTTGAAATTAAAGAAGTATAAACCATTAGTACATCTCCTTTCCAATCAGATTATTTTGGGCGAGTAATTCACGCATTTCGAGCATAGCAGTATAGGTTGCAAGGATATAGATATGCTCATCTGCTTGGTTCTTAATGGCGTCAAGAATTTTATTGAGAGAGTCTAATTCATGAATCTTACTTTCCTCAAAGCCAGATACACGATAACGTCTAGCCATTTCACTATGACGTACGCCTCCGACAAAGATTTGATCAATATCCATGTCATGTACTAACTCAAAGTTAGCATCCCAAATCCAACTTGTATCGATACCATCCGCATAGTTGGCATTCAGGAGACTGACTAAAGTAAAGGGATATTCAGCCAGTTTCATCATTTCGAGAGCTTGATTGGCTCCCACTGGATTTTTAATCAAAACGATTGTAGCTGATTTTTCACCTATTTTGAATGTCTCTTGACGTCCAAAGACAGCTTTTGACTGCTCAAACCCTGCCTTGATGGTTTCCGCAGGTACGCCATAAAATTCAGCAACAGAAACTGCAGCTAGAGCATTGTAAATATTGTAAAGTCCACCAACATTAATCTTATATGAATTATTGTCAATCACAAACTGAGAAGAAGTATTCGTAATCTCCGTGAGTTCTGATAAACGATAGTCTAACTCTGGACGTTTAAAGCCACAGTTTTGACAGATATAATCCCCCAGATTAGCATAAGTATTGAGTTTGTAGTCTAAGATATGTTGACATGCAGGACACACGACACCTTCAGTATTATAATGTGCACGCTCAGGTGCGTGGCTTTCATGATCAAAACCATAATATTTAACTGGATTTACTAACTGACGGGAATGGAAGAGGGGACTATCGCCATTGAGCATGACAGTCGCTTCGGGTGCATTAGCAGCGCCTTTAACGATAAAGTCATAGGTTGTATAAATCTCACCATAGCGATCCATCTGATCTCGAAAGATATTTGTGAAAACAAAAAGCGAAGGCTTGATATATTCGGTTATTTTGGGCAATGAAGCCTCATCAATCTCAAGAACAGCAAAACCTTTCTTTCCTTTTTTAACCTTAGGAGCAGTCAGGAAAGTAGCGGTAATCCCTGTAATCATATTGGCACCCGAAGTGTTCGTTACAACCTTGCCAAAAGCTTTTTCCAAGATTCCGACAGTCAGAGCAGTAGTCAATGTTTTACCATTTGTTCCTGTGATAACGATAATTTCATAATCTTTAGTTAAAGTAGCTAAGATTTCAGGGTCAAATTTTAAAGCAATCTTACCAGGTAGGGTACTTCCACGCTTAAAGATTTTTTCTAAAACCAAGCGTGAACTCTTTCCTGCCAAAGTTGCGAATGAAGTTTTCATAGTCATAAGAAATATTATACCATAGATTGCAGGGTGTAGGAGGATAAACTTCTTGTTGTAGAAGACATTTTCTTGCTGGTAAATATGATAAGAAGAAGTTGTGTTGGGCGACTTGACTTCCGTAGATTTTTCATTTTTATTAACCACTGTAATCATTAATTATGATGCATCATATGTCTACTATCGGAAAATTTTACGTTAGTAAAAAATTTTTTAGATGTTGTAAGACAATCTCTTTCAATAAAAAAAGCTCTTGGACATTGCCAAGAGCTGGGTGTAGGAGTTTTGAGAGTTCCTACTCTTAGTATAATATAAAAAGCATAAAATTGAAAGATGTAAGTTTTGCTGGCTTTAATCTGTAACCAAAGCATTCTCAAATTATGCTAAAATAAAAGCATGAAAAATGCGACTGAAATTCTGCAAAAAATGAATCCTAACCAAAAAGTAAATTATGATAGGGTTTATCAAAAAATGCGTGAAAGTTGGGAGGCTGAGGGGTTTCGTCCTAAAATTCTGCTTCATTCATGCTGTGCACCTTGCTCCACCTATAGTTTAGAATACCTTTGTCAAAATGCCGATGTGACGATTTATTTTTCCAACTCCAATATTCACCCGCGAGCTGAGTATGAACGGCGTGAGAGAGTGCAAGCTGATTTTGTTAAAGATTTTAATGCAAGAACAGGGAATCATGTTCAGTTCATTGCAGCTCCTTATGAACCCAGTAAGTTTATGCAGATGGTAAAAATACATAATCTAGCAGAGGAGCCAGAAGGTGGATCACGCTGTACAGCTTGTTTCCAGATGCGGCTAGATATTGTGGCAGAGCAAGCACAAGAACTCGGTTATGACTACTTTGGCTCAGC
This window encodes:
- a CDS encoding nicotinate-nucleotide adenylyltransferase; translated protein: MEKVKKKKIGILGGNFNPVHFTHLMMADQVAQQLELDKVWLMPEALPPHVDEKTTISAKHRVNMLALAIAGNPRLSLELGEVERGGKSYTYDTMKLLTQQYPDTDFYFIIGSDMVDYLPKWYNIDLLIKMVHFVAIERSTTPCESAYPVQWLDLPLSSVSSTSLRNMFKSGIEPTYLMPQAVIEYIQKNKLYQD
- a CDS encoding nicotinate phosphoribosyltransferase, with the translated sequence MSLYPDDSLTLHTDLYQINMMQTYWQLGRHNRNSVFEVFFRSMPFENGYAIFAGLERMVDYLKELRFTETDISYLRELDYPEDFLKYLAELRFTGTVRSVQEGELVFANEPLVQIEGPLAECQLIETAVLNIINFQTLIATKASRIKSVIGDDPLLEFGTRRAQEMDAAIWGTRAAYIGGADATSNVRAAKIFGIKPSGTHAHALVQSYGNDYEAFKAYAQTHKDCVFLVDTYDTLNIGVPSAIRVAREFGDKINFQGVRIDSGDMAYISKKVRKQLDEAGFTDAKIYASNDLDEATILNLKMQRAKIDVWGVGTKLITAYDQPALGAVYKLVSMEDDQGEMQDTIKLSSNAEKVSTPGKKQIWRITRESDGKSEGDYITFDDERPDQSDEIYMFHPVHTFINKNVRDFTAKPLLNEIFVNGQQVYTLPTLEEIKNFAEANLTELWDEYKRNLNPQPYPVDLSQELWNHKMRLISQVRTKVSGMKLD
- a CDS encoding GNAT family N-acetyltransferase, with the protein product MRIKNIELAHAEAFGQLQKEIYQENNFMLIEPDEQKTKLHELANQIASADFMIGADNDKGELVAYLAAYRGAYRRVQHRVSLVIAVRKSYRRQGIASQLFAELEEWARKNQITRLELTVAMNNSAAISCYKTNGFIIEGVRSQSLKINDELVDEFYMAKILE
- the nadE gene encoding ammonia-dependent NAD(+) synthetase, which translates into the protein MSLQEKIIKELGVKPNINAQEEIRKSVDFLKDYLKKYPFIKTYVLGISGGQDSTLAGRLGQIAIEEMRAETGDDAYTFVAIRLPYGVQADEEDAQRALKFIKPDKSLVVNIKDAVDAQVAALEATGVEISDFNKGNIKARQRMISQYGIAGGMQGAVLGTDHAAENITGFYTKYGDGGADLLPLFRLNKRQGKMLLAALGAVPALYEKVPTADLEDGKPGLADEVALGVTYDDIDNYTEGRSVSPEAKEKIENWYLKTEHKRHLPITVFDDFWK
- a CDS encoding ABC transporter ATP-binding protein, with the protein product MPYIEIIEESKIYQSGGEKIYANDHVNFAIEKGELAVILGTSGAGKSTILNILGGMDSSDEGQVIIDGTNIAELSPKELITYRRRDVGFVFQFYNLINNLTTKENVELASEIVENAMDPVEVLKNVGLGHRLDNFPSQLSGGEQQRVAIARAIAKNPKILLCDEPTGALDYHTGKHVLKILQDMARVQGTTVIIVTHNAAISQIADRIIHVHDGSVKEIKMNEKPLDIETIEW
- the gatD gene encoding lipid II isoglutaminyl synthase subunit GatD, translating into MVYTSLISNLENPKYELRVAHLYGDLMNTYGDNGNILMLKYVGEKLGAEMTFDIVSLEDKFDQDLYDLVFWGGGQDYEQEIIADSFKNLTEPLKSYIEAEKPMLAICGGYQMLGQYYINAAGNKIDCTGILPHYTKNLGNDRFIGDIQIHNEEFGETYYGFENHSGITYLGAGEKALGKVIYGGGNNLEDDTEGLHYKNTFGTYFHGPILSRNARLAYRLVTTALYQKYGQELELPAFEDILAHEEKGQQVADLKRKIDKYEH
- the murT gene encoding lipid II isoglutaminyl synthase subunit MurT, whose translation is MTMKTSFATLAGKSSRLVLEKIFKRGSTLPGKIALKFDPEILATLTKDYEIIVITGTNGKTLTTALTVGILEKAFGKVVTNTSGANMITGITATFLTAPKVKKGKKGFAVLEIDEASLPKITEYIKPSLFVFTNIFRDQMDRYGEIYTTYDFIVKGAANAPEATVMLNGDSPLFHSRQLVNPVKYYGFDHESHAPERAHYNTEGVVCPACQHILDYKLNTYANLGDYICQNCGFKRPELDYRLSELTEITNTSSQFVIDNNSYKINVGGLYNIYNALAAVSVAEFYGVPAETIKAGFEQSKAVFGRQETFKIGEKSATIVLIKNPVGANQALEMMKLAEYPFTLVSLLNANYADGIDTSWIWDANFELVHDMDIDQIFVGGVRHSEMARRYRVSGFEESKIHELDSLNKILDAIKNQADEHIYILATYTAMLEMRELLAQNNLIGKEMY
- a CDS encoding epoxyqueuosine reductase QueH, whose protein sequence is MKNATEILQKMNPNQKVNYDRVYQKMRESWEAEGFRPKILLHSCCAPCSTYSLEYLCQNADVTIYFSNSNIHPRAEYERRERVQADFVKDFNARTGNHVQFIAAPYEPSKFMQMVKIHNLAEEPEGGSRCTACFQMRLDIVAEQAQELGYDYFGSALTLSPKKNGQLINEIGLDMQKIYSVQYLPSDFKKNNGWKRSVEMCREYDIYRQCYCGCVFAARQQGIDLKEINKNAIQFINKVEDKK